A DNA window from Pseudodesulfovibrio thermohalotolerans contains the following coding sequences:
- the hpsH gene encoding (2S)-3-sulfopropanediol dehydratase activating enzyme, whose protein sequence is MSSLLDKKVAGTVFSIQKYSVHDGPGIRTIVFLKGCPLRCKWCSNPESQMPQPELAYNRNKCLGLEKCVRCSEVCGACAITEGEDGKIDIERDICTGCLHCTEACPAGALITYGEETTVDTALKRVEEDEMFYARSGGGLTLSGGEPFQQHEFATALLREARNRHLNTAVESCGAARYENFKEALQYVNTLMFDVKSMNSEKHKEFTSQPNERILRNLRQIREDYPTLNIRVRTPVIPGFNDTEEDIAAVIAFLKTLPGDKVEYEILEYHRMGQPKYENTGREYPLPTDLVLDPAVFARLKKLVDEYNN, encoded by the coding sequence ATGAGCTCCCTTCTCGACAAGAAAGTTGCGGGTACCGTTTTCTCCATCCAGAAGTATTCGGTTCACGATGGTCCCGGTATCCGCACCATCGTCTTCCTCAAGGGGTGTCCCCTCCGCTGCAAATGGTGCAGCAATCCCGAATCACAGATGCCGCAACCCGAGCTCGCCTACAACCGGAACAAGTGTCTGGGCCTCGAAAAGTGCGTTCGTTGCAGCGAGGTCTGCGGTGCGTGCGCCATCACGGAAGGCGAGGACGGCAAGATCGACATCGAACGCGACATCTGCACCGGCTGCCTGCACTGCACCGAGGCCTGCCCGGCGGGCGCACTTATTACCTACGGCGAAGAGACGACCGTGGACACGGCCCTCAAGCGCGTGGAAGAGGACGAGATGTTCTATGCGCGTTCCGGCGGCGGGCTGACCTTGTCCGGCGGTGAGCCGTTCCAGCAGCACGAATTCGCCACCGCCTTGCTGCGCGAGGCGCGCAACCGCCATCTCAATACCGCTGTCGAGTCCTGCGGCGCGGCGCGTTACGAGAATTTCAAGGAAGCGCTCCAGTACGTCAATACGCTGATGTTCGACGTCAAGTCGATGAACTCCGAAAAGCACAAGGAGTTCACCTCCCAGCCCAATGAGCGCATCTTGCGGAATCTCCGGCAGATCCGCGAGGACTATCCGACCCTGAATATCCGCGTGCGGACCCCGGTCATTCCCGGCTTCAACGACACCGAGGAAGACATCGCCGCGGTCATAGCGTTTCTCAAGACCCTTCCCGGGGACAAGGTCGAGTACGAAATTCTCGAATATCACCGGATGGGCCAGCCCAAATACGAAAATACGGGCCGCGAGTATCCGTTGCCCACCGATCTCGTTCTTGATCCCGCGGTCTTTGCCCGGCTCAAGAAGCTGGTCGACGAATACAACAACTAG
- the feoB gene encoding ferrous iron transport protein B translates to MGSRNLLVALAGQPNCGKSTVFNLLTGARQHVANYPGVTVEKKTGAYADEGRRVELVDLPGTYSLTSYSLEERVARDFLLGDNPDVVIDVADASNLKRNLYLLVQLLEMEAPVILNLNMMDVAERRGQTIDIAGLREILGVPVVPTKAKKGEGREALREAIRSLADAPSREHTFRLDYGPMERYIAELEEKLREDPVLSIRYPVRWFAIKLLENDEGAAELLAASHPEADLVMTLAESCRERFREEAGNAAERHIAFTRHGLCARMAGRTVTIPTDNRRSLSDLADRYVCNRFLGPVILVAILMVLYQVAIVFGNWLALQVWPLWGALENFAADVLPAAGFIDDPLLRALGLWVVKSTTAILNYLPIFLLLFALIAVLEDSGYMPRMAFILDRLFRRFGLHGQSTLPMILGGVYVGGCAIPGVMATKAIPDERARLATIMIVPMMNCLAKVPLYLILIGAYFADTGGFAMFFIATVTLFMALPVAKLLTLTVLRKQPSAPFIMEMPPYHLPTVTGVMRRAFERVWLFLKKIVTVVAAVAVVVFVLINYPGLTENRRAHYQAMQDKSLDAFMSAVDKTGYQGRISRDDVLSIILFNESLKRAKQGVTDQAESNVINARFEADNPVYYAVVKRVGKDGKALNRALKKVDRVRKKVRREARAERFETSFLGIMGRALEPVTQWAGFNWRINIALLSAFAAKENSAATLGSIYGIDGGQSVQESMKAGEAGFTALHALALMLFMALYPPCVPTSIMVRHQSNSTKWMLFSIAYQTLLGLFVASLVFTGGKILGLSGFQTMWAFYGLCVAATLVMALIPTPEETEVAPLINASCKEHCS, encoded by the coding sequence ATGGGATCACGGAATTTGTTGGTCGCCCTGGCGGGGCAGCCGAACTGCGGTAAGTCGACGGTCTTCAACCTGCTCACCGGGGCGCGGCAGCACGTCGCCAACTATCCCGGCGTGACCGTTGAAAAGAAGACCGGCGCCTATGCCGACGAAGGCCGCCGCGTGGAGTTGGTCGACCTTCCCGGCACTTACAGCCTGACGTCGTACTCCCTGGAGGAGCGCGTGGCCCGCGATTTTCTGCTCGGGGACAATCCCGACGTGGTTATCGACGTGGCCGATGCCTCGAATCTCAAGCGGAACCTGTATCTTCTGGTTCAGTTGTTGGAGATGGAGGCTCCCGTCATCCTCAACCTGAATATGATGGACGTGGCCGAACGGCGGGGGCAGACGATCGACATCGCCGGGTTGCGGGAAATTCTCGGTGTTCCGGTGGTTCCTACCAAGGCCAAGAAGGGCGAGGGCCGGGAGGCATTGCGAGAGGCGATCCGGTCCCTGGCCGACGCGCCGTCGCGCGAACACACTTTTCGCCTCGATTACGGCCCCATGGAGCGGTATATCGCCGAGTTGGAAGAGAAGTTGCGCGAAGACCCCGTTCTCAGCATACGGTATCCGGTCCGCTGGTTTGCCATCAAGCTGTTGGAGAATGACGAGGGGGCGGCGGAACTGCTCGCCGCTTCGCATCCCGAAGCCGACCTGGTCATGACGCTGGCCGAGTCCTGCCGGGAGCGGTTCCGGGAGGAAGCGGGCAACGCCGCGGAACGGCACATCGCCTTTACCCGGCACGGCCTGTGCGCCCGCATGGCCGGTCGGACCGTAACCATCCCAACCGATAACAGGCGGTCCCTGTCCGACCTCGCCGACAGGTATGTCTGCAACCGATTTCTCGGGCCGGTAATTTTGGTGGCCATTCTCATGGTTCTCTATCAGGTGGCCATCGTGTTCGGGAACTGGCTGGCGCTCCAGGTCTGGCCCTTGTGGGGCGCTTTGGAAAATTTTGCGGCGGACGTCCTGCCTGCGGCGGGGTTCATCGATGATCCGCTTTTGCGCGCGCTGGGGCTGTGGGTGGTCAAATCCACCACGGCCATCCTCAATTATCTGCCGATCTTCCTGTTGCTGTTCGCCCTTATCGCCGTTTTGGAGGACAGCGGGTACATGCCGCGTATGGCCTTCATCCTCGACCGGCTGTTCCGCCGCTTCGGGCTGCATGGCCAGTCCACGCTGCCTATGATTCTCGGCGGCGTGTACGTGGGCGGCTGCGCCATCCCCGGAGTCATGGCCACCAAGGCCATCCCGGACGAGCGGGCGCGCCTGGCAACGATTATGATCGTGCCCATGATGAACTGCCTGGCCAAGGTGCCCTTGTACCTTATCCTCATCGGCGCGTATTTCGCGGATACCGGCGGGTTCGCCATGTTCTTCATCGCCACGGTGACGCTGTTCATGGCCCTGCCCGTGGCCAAGCTGCTGACTTTGACCGTGCTCAGGAAGCAGCCGAGCGCGCCGTTCATCATGGAGATGCCCCCGTACCATCTGCCCACCGTCACCGGCGTGATGCGCCGGGCCTTCGAGCGCGTCTGGCTCTTCCTCAAGAAGATCGTCACCGTGGTCGCGGCAGTGGCCGTGGTGGTCTTCGTGCTCATCAATTATCCGGGCCTGACCGAGAATCGCCGGGCGCATTATCAGGCGATGCAGGACAAGTCCCTGGACGCCTTCATGTCGGCGGTGGACAAGACCGGGTACCAGGGGCGGATCAGCCGTGACGACGTGTTATCCATCATTCTCTTCAATGAATCCCTCAAGCGCGCCAAGCAGGGCGTCACGGACCAGGCCGAGTCCAACGTCATCAACGCCCGTTTCGAGGCCGACAATCCGGTTTACTACGCCGTGGTCAAACGCGTGGGCAAGGACGGAAAGGCCCTGAACCGGGCGCTCAAGAAGGTCGATCGGGTACGCAAGAAAGTGCGCCGCGAGGCCCGGGCCGAGCGGTTCGAAACCAGCTTCCTCGGCATCATGGGCAGGGCGCTTGAACCCGTCACCCAGTGGGCCGGATTCAACTGGCGCATCAATATCGCCCTGCTTTCCGCCTTCGCGGCCAAGGAAAATTCCGCGGCCACCCTCGGCTCCATCTACGGCATCGACGGCGGCCAGTCCGTGCAGGAGTCCATGAAGGCGGGCGAGGCCGGATTCACGGCCCTGCACGCCCTGGCCCTGATGCTCTTCATGGCCTTGTATCCACCCTGCGTGCCGACCTCGATCATGGTCCGTCACCAGTCGAACTCGACCAAGTGGATGCTTTTCTCCATAGCCTACCAGACCTTGCTTGGCCTGTTCGTGGCCAGCCTGGTCTTTACCGGCGGGAAGATTCTGGGGTTGAGCGGGTTCCAGACCATGTGGGCCTTCTATGGCCTGTGCGTGGCCGCAACCCTGGTCATGGCCCTGATCCCCACGCCGGAAGAAACGGAAGTGGCCCCTCTCATCAACGCATCGTGCAAGGAACATTGCTCTTAA
- a CDS encoding FeoA family protein: protein MAAGRRLKSLAEGENGLIVAVDAGVRARTRLESLGIIPGVEVDVLSNGFGPMLVSVGESRVMVERGIAEKVVVA from the coding sequence ATGGCAGCAGGCAGAAGGCTCAAGTCTTTGGCGGAAGGGGAAAACGGCTTGATCGTCGCCGTGGACGCCGGTGTCAGGGCGAGGACCAGGCTGGAGTCGCTGGGGATCATACCCGGCGTGGAGGTCGACGTGCTCAGTAACGGGTTCGGCCCCATGCTCGTAAGCGTGGGGGAAAGCCGCGTCATGGTGGAACGGGGCATCGCCGAGAAGGTGGTCGTCGCCTGA
- a CDS encoding FeoA family protein has product MTLNELTPGTACSMADLTADGPLGQRLMDLGFYPGARIEIVRNAPLVDPVELRLDGYHVSIRHSEAKHIEVEL; this is encoded by the coding sequence ATGACATTGAATGAACTTACGCCCGGGACGGCCTGTTCCATGGCCGACCTGACCGCCGACGGCCCGCTCGGGCAGCGGCTGATGGATCTCGGTTTTTATCCCGGAGCGCGGATAGAGATCGTGCGCAACGCGCCCCTGGTGGACCCCGTGGAGCTCAGGCTCGACGGCTACCATGTCTCCATCCGGCACAGCGAGGCCAAGCACATCGAGGTGGAGCTGTAA
- a CDS encoding FmdE family protein, whose translation MKKIYLFFTTSLILLLLTSSPAMAADFGTAWTPRMEAADTALKNAMQTLAVTPGTPGFMVLTNAGYGQADGASTEPFLDVIAMATGRTPGTRTLLLVNTSCAEPLWFSVFRKDNMAAVFVKLDRDGFESQRLNLAPESLFQPEGWTEAGKGLIGNRLFSVASISLAWAEDAPWPMLKGAELHDHFCPGLNAGFIAKAYLDRNLPLGPGDAYVFVGAPPICAMDALQSAFGATMGKHGAYSMLVPDKAAKLADGGAAPVLIAMRVNKQKDVCDGVFLGFDWAKSESFTGVTSADRSPSGGKSNPLFYISRVKMSWKLAQMDMNDKLICIKDLGRFDGPSALAAKVASAGADPYAAALTK comes from the coding sequence ATGAAAAAAATCTATCTATTCTTCACGACATCGCTCATTCTACTTCTGCTGACATCCTCCCCAGCCATGGCCGCCGATTTCGGCACGGCATGGACCCCGCGCATGGAAGCGGCGGACACGGCCCTCAAAAACGCCATGCAAACCCTTGCCGTCACACCCGGCACGCCGGGATTCATGGTGCTGACCAATGCGGGATACGGCCAGGCGGACGGAGCCTCCACCGAACCGTTCCTGGATGTGATCGCGATGGCGACCGGCCGGACGCCCGGGACCCGGACCCTGCTCCTGGTAAACACCTCATGCGCCGAGCCGCTCTGGTTCTCGGTTTTCCGCAAGGACAACATGGCGGCCGTCTTCGTCAAGCTGGACCGTGACGGATTCGAGAGCCAGCGGCTCAACCTGGCCCCGGAATCCCTGTTCCAACCCGAAGGATGGACCGAAGCGGGCAAAGGCCTCATCGGCAACCGGCTGTTCTCGGTCGCCTCCATCTCCCTGGCGTGGGCCGAGGACGCGCCGTGGCCCATGCTCAAGGGCGCGGAACTGCACGACCATTTCTGTCCCGGCCTGAACGCCGGATTCATCGCCAAGGCGTATCTCGACCGAAACCTGCCGCTCGGCCCCGGCGACGCCTACGTGTTTGTCGGCGCCCCACCGATCTGCGCCATGGACGCCCTGCAATCCGCCTTTGGAGCGACCATGGGCAAGCACGGCGCATACTCCATGCTCGTGCCCGACAAGGCCGCGAAATTGGCCGACGGCGGCGCGGCTCCGGTGCTCATCGCCATGCGTGTGAACAAACAGAAAGACGTCTGCGACGGCGTGTTTCTCGGTTTCGACTGGGCCAAATCCGAGTCCTTTACCGGCGTGACAAGCGCGGACCGCTCCCCTTCCGGCGGCAAGAGCAACCCGCTCTTCTACATCTCCCGCGTCAAAATGTCCTGGAAGCTCGCCCAGATGGACATGAACGACAAATTGATTTGCATCAAGGACCTCGGCCGCTTTGACGGTCCCTCCGCCCTGGCCGCCAAGGTGGCCTCCGCCGGGGCCGATCCCTACGCGGCAGCCTTGACGAAATAA
- a CDS encoding methylenetetrahydrofolate reductase, with amino-acid sequence MKIIDRIRNTDRFLSLEFFPPKEREQWPRFFSQVDRLAGLDPLFVSVTYGAGGTFQDNTLEIAADVHRRFGLETMAHLTCVGAEKKGIADYLDRLRDAGINNVLALRGDMPGNGGDDVWKEFRHASDLVEFVKEGWPEIGVATACYPDAHPESPSIDDDLRWTCHKFNAGSDFAVTQLFFDVRRYRDLVRRLETRGIRNPIVPGVLPVLNMQSLNRILALCGANIPLKLYLELQEANESGGDAAVRRKGIEIARRQIRELLELGAPGIHLYSLNNADVCLDILTDLPELCG; translated from the coding sequence ATGAAGATCATCGACCGCATACGGAACACGGACCGATTTCTCTCCCTTGAATTCTTTCCTCCCAAGGAACGGGAGCAATGGCCCCGCTTCTTCAGCCAGGTGGACAGGCTGGCCGGGCTTGATCCCCTGTTCGTCTCCGTCACCTACGGGGCCGGAGGCACATTCCAGGACAACACGCTGGAAATCGCCGCGGACGTGCACCGCCGTTTCGGCCTTGAGACCATGGCTCACCTTACCTGCGTCGGAGCCGAAAAAAAGGGCATCGCCGACTACCTCGACCGCCTGAGGGACGCGGGCATCAACAATGTCCTGGCCCTGCGCGGCGACATGCCCGGCAACGGCGGAGACGACGTCTGGAAGGAGTTCCGCCACGCCTCGGACCTGGTCGAATTCGTCAAGGAGGGATGGCCGGAAATCGGCGTGGCCACGGCCTGCTACCCCGACGCCCACCCCGAATCCCCGTCCATCGACGACGATCTCCGGTGGACCTGCCACAAATTCAACGCAGGCTCGGACTTTGCCGTGACCCAATTATTCTTCGACGTGCGCCGGTACCGCGACCTGGTCCGCAGGCTGGAGACCAGAGGCATCCGCAATCCCATCGTCCCGGGCGTGCTCCCGGTCCTGAACATGCAGTCCCTCAACCGCATCCTCGCCCTGTGCGGAGCGAACATTCCGCTCAAGCTCTACCTCGAATTGCAGGAGGCCAACGAGAGCGGGGGCGATGCGGCCGTGCGCCGTAAGGGAATCGAAATCGCCCGGCGCCAAATCAGGGAATTACTGGAACTCGGCGCACCGGGCATCCATCTGTATTCACTCAACAATGCCGACGTCTGCCTGGACATCCTGACCGATCTTCCTGAGCTCTGCGGCTGA
- a CDS encoding Fur family transcriptional regulator encodes MSISAEQFFLNYLEETGLNMTPQRMSIVQTFLEAEGHFSADRLCELVREKAPEIGQATVYRTLKLLIESGLADTIDGPDGGGLYERAYGRAHHDHLMCLKCKRKVEIFDPVIEERQEQIAREHGFTLTRHRMYLYGLCPDCASDD; translated from the coding sequence ATGTCGATATCCGCTGAGCAGTTTTTTCTGAACTATCTTGAAGAGACGGGGTTGAACATGACCCCGCAGCGCATGTCCATCGTCCAGACATTCCTGGAAGCGGAGGGACATTTTTCCGCAGATCGCCTGTGCGAGCTTGTCCGGGAAAAGGCTCCCGAGATCGGTCAGGCCACCGTCTACCGCACGCTGAAGCTGCTCATCGAGTCCGGCCTCGCGGACACCATCGACGGCCCGGACGGGGGGGGGCTGTACGAGCGCGCCTACGGCAGGGCGCATCACGATCATCTCATGTGCCTCAAGTGCAAGCGGAAGGTCGAGATATTCGATCCGGTCATAGAGGAGCGGCAGGAGCAGATAGCCCGGGAACACGGCTTCACCCTCACCCGGCACAGGATGTATCTCTACGGCCTGTGCCCGGATTGCGCATCCGACGACTAG
- a CDS encoding ribonucleoside triphosphate reductase encodes MPSKILKRDGCIETWSTKRIGGAIFKALQGSGIKDPLLADRLAGKVEKKLKDVDMPEQEQVQDMVQEVLMEARLYKVAERYIIYREKRRELRSQNEAFLDIAGVTDSYLENLDWRVNENSNMTHSFQGLILHMAGSVQARYMLEKYPEEVRLAHTHGYFHIHDLSFGLAGYCSGWSLRDLLLEGFNLRDRCSSTPAKHFDAACGQMVNFLGTLQNEWAGAQAFNNVDTYLAPFIRNDGLSYHDVKQQIQKMLHNLNATSRWGGQSPFTNFTFDFVPPSHIAKEAVIIGGKLQDSTYGEYAEEMAMINRAFLEVMLEGDADGRIFSFPIPTYNVTKDFPWDSKEGELLLKMTAKYGAPYFQNFINSDLNPEDVRSMCCRLQMDLREIRKKTGGLFGAGDLTGSVGVVTLNLPKLAYLAHNEEDFMDLVTEYARLASESLEFKRKVVQKNLDAGMFPFSRRYLKNGFKGHFSTIGLIGGHEACMNLLGKGLDTRSGSQLMQRTLQLLRGLVVEFQEETGNLYNLEATPGEGTCYRLAKIDRDLYADIYTSGDETPYYTNSTLLPVGISSDVFFALEHQNELQTLYNGGTVFHTFLGEAAPNEESVKNFLLKAMSKTKIPYISVTPTFSVCEDHGYLYGEHFHCPTCDKETEVYTRVVGYYRPVGRWNKGKQEEYKDRIEYSQQTFCQPA; translated from the coding sequence ATGCCCAGCAAAATCCTCAAACGAGACGGATGCATCGAGACCTGGTCCACAAAACGGATCGGCGGTGCCATTTTCAAGGCCCTTCAGGGAAGCGGCATCAAGGACCCGCTGCTTGCCGACAGACTGGCCGGAAAAGTGGAAAAGAAACTCAAGGACGTGGACATGCCTGAACAGGAACAGGTTCAGGACATGGTTCAGGAAGTCCTCATGGAGGCCCGCCTCTACAAGGTGGCCGAGCGGTATATCATCTACCGCGAAAAAAGACGCGAACTGCGCTCCCAGAACGAAGCGTTCCTGGACATCGCCGGAGTGACCGACAGCTACCTGGAGAACCTCGACTGGCGGGTCAATGAAAATTCCAACATGACCCACTCCTTCCAGGGACTGATTCTGCACATGGCCGGTTCCGTCCAGGCCCGCTACATGCTTGAGAAGTACCCCGAAGAAGTGCGCCTGGCGCATACCCACGGCTACTTCCATATCCATGACCTCTCCTTCGGCCTGGCCGGATACTGCTCCGGCTGGTCCCTGCGCGACCTGCTGCTCGAAGGATTCAACCTGCGCGACCGATGCTCGTCCACCCCGGCCAAGCACTTCGACGCGGCCTGCGGCCAGATGGTCAACTTCCTCGGCACGCTCCAAAACGAATGGGCCGGCGCACAGGCGTTCAACAACGTGGACACCTACCTGGCCCCGTTCATCCGCAACGACGGCCTGAGCTACCACGACGTCAAGCAGCAGATCCAGAAGATGCTCCACAACCTCAACGCCACCTCCCGCTGGGGCGGGCAGTCGCCGTTCACCAACTTCACCTTCGACTTCGTGCCGCCCTCGCACATCGCCAAGGAAGCGGTCATCATCGGCGGCAAGCTGCAGGACTCCACCTACGGCGAATACGCCGAGGAAATGGCCATGATTAACCGGGCGTTCCTGGAGGTCATGCTCGAAGGCGACGCGGACGGCCGCATCTTCTCCTTCCCCATCCCCACGTACAACGTGACCAAGGATTTCCCCTGGGACTCCAAGGAAGGCGAACTGCTGCTCAAGATGACCGCCAAGTACGGCGCGCCCTACTTCCAGAACTTCATCAACTCGGACCTCAACCCCGAGGACGTGCGTTCCATGTGCTGCCGACTGCAGATGGACCTGCGCGAAATCCGCAAGAAGACCGGCGGGCTCTTCGGCGCGGGCGATCTGACCGGCTCCGTGGGCGTGGTCACCCTGAACCTGCCCAAGCTGGCCTACCTGGCCCACAACGAGGAAGACTTCATGGACCTTGTCACCGAGTACGCCCGGCTGGCCTCGGAGTCCCTGGAGTTCAAGCGCAAGGTGGTCCAGAAGAACCTGGACGCGGGCATGTTCCCGTTCTCCCGCCGCTATCTCAAGAACGGCTTCAAGGGCCACTTCTCGACCATCGGGCTCATCGGCGGCCATGAAGCGTGCATGAACCTGCTCGGCAAGGGGTTGGACACCCGGTCCGGTTCCCAGCTCATGCAGCGGACGCTCCAGCTTCTGCGCGGACTGGTGGTCGAATTCCAGGAAGAGACCGGCAACCTCTACAATCTGGAAGCCACTCCCGGCGAGGGCACCTGCTACCGCCTGGCCAAGATCGACCGCGACCTCTACGCCGACATCTACACCTCCGGCGACGAGACCCCGTACTACACCAACTCCACCCTGCTGCCCGTGGGCATCAGCTCCGACGTCTTCTTCGCCCTGGAGCACCAGAACGAGTTGCAGACCCTGTACAACGGCGGCACGGTCTTCCACACCTTCCTGGGCGAAGCTGCCCCGAACGAGGAAAGCGTGAAGAACTTCCTGCTCAAGGCCATGAGCAAGACCAAGATTCCATACATCTCGGTCACGCCGACCTTCTCCGTCTGCGAAGACCACGGCTACCTTTACGGCGAGCATTTCCACTGCCCGACCTGCGACAAGGAAACCGAGGTCTACACCCGCGTGGTAGGCTACTACCGTCCCGTGGGCCGCTGGAACAAGGGCAAGCAGGAAGAGTACAAGGACCGCATCGAATACTCCCAGCAAACCTTCTGCCAGCCCGCTTAA
- a CDS encoding Fur family transcriptional regulator, giving the protein MQEALKSFKKYLSLNNLKLTRQRLLIFKYFMSDVGQLNPEGLLRGVQELDKTISRSTVYRTVKHLHNAGIARCIHRSDGGTCYEPMGDQSCRMICEQCGKTVPVRNPYLECLQQETARQQGFTLFRYQNTLYGLCPDCAERMGRPASPESKNDKRRF; this is encoded by the coding sequence ATGCAGGAAGCACTCAAGTCGTTCAAAAAATACCTGTCCCTCAACAACCTCAAGCTGACCCGGCAGAGGCTGTTGATTTTCAAATATTTCATGAGTGACGTTGGACAGTTGAACCCCGAAGGATTGCTCAGGGGAGTGCAGGAACTGGACAAAACCATCAGCCGGTCGACCGTGTACCGGACAGTCAAGCACCTTCACAACGCGGGCATTGCCCGATGCATCCACCGCAGTGACGGCGGCACCTGTTACGAACCCATGGGGGATCAATCCTGCCGGATGATCTGCGAACAGTGCGGCAAGACCGTCCCGGTCAGGAATCCCTATCTCGAATGCCTGCAACAGGAGACTGCGCGGCAACAGGGCTTCACGCTCTTCCGCTACCAGAACACCCTCTACGGCCTGTGCCCGGACTGCGCCGAACGCATGGGCCGACCGGCCTCGCCGGAATCGAAGAACGACAAACGGAGGTTTTAG